The Bacteroidia bacterium genome includes a region encoding these proteins:
- a CDS encoding DUF4258 domain-containing protein, which produces MKQRLLSILFRLWLIFVITSFSACNNSNNDNNTGENEDEYVSDNPNDDKDTINDKDPSDNKLINIRNKEIKLTKHAQCRMKCRNINIGDVKTVLKKGRLNTKKSKLTANPPVYALEAASNNRKIRLVFADYANFVRVITVINRDQKRDAPECAECKKK; this is translated from the coding sequence ATGAAACAACGACTACTAAGTATTTTATTTCGGCTATGGTTAATCTTTGTTATTACTTCATTTTCAGCGTGTAATAACTCCAATAACGATAATAATACCGGTGAAAATGAAGATGAATATGTATCTGATAATCCGAATGATGACAAAGACACCATTAATGATAAAGATCCTTCGGATAATAAACTTATCAATATCCGAAATAAAGAAATTAAATTAACGAAACACGCCCAATGCCGGATGAAGTGCCGAAATATCAATATCGGAGATGTTAAAACGGTTCTAAAAAAAGGCAGACTAAATACTAAAAAATCTAAATTAACGGCGAACCCTCCGGTATATGCTCTTGAAGCGGCCTCTAATAACCGAAAAATCCGATTGGTTTTTGCAGATTATGCTAATTTTGTAAGAGTAATAACCGTTATCAATAGGGATCAAAAAAGAGATGCCCCTG